ttcttttattcttttactttttttttcattttcaaaatggtTAATTCCTCTACTCGTTTATATTTAATGCTCatcaatttatttcaattatcaCATGACTTTGTAATTTCTCTAGCTTTCTGGGCATCATTTGGTCATTGCAATATTTTAAGggttgagtttgtgctaaactTTGGATGATTTATTCGAAGGAAAAAGTGAGTTTACATGTACTCAtctagaaataattaaaaaattgaaagttttaaaaaataatctaagtTTCGTATTAAAGGTAGTATTTAGGAGGGTTAAAaccaatatttatataattaaaaggtAGTACCTTTAACCGAccaaaaaatgtataaaatgttaattattttaaaacaattacttaaaattcatattttataaactgGAATTCCTATTTTATGGGTTTTTTCGGGTATAGAAACACACTTTTTCCTTAttcaaaagaaagataaagttAATCGATATTCTAGTGGCTTGAATTTCGTGTTTGTTTTACAATTATGCCAAtttaatatttactaaaaaaaaaaggagtggcaaaatgaaaatttaaaaaaaaaatgaaagaaagtgaATATAGGGAACAACTAGTCTGGGTTCTAACTCTTTAAAGACTCTAAACTTCTTGTTTTGATAGACCAATAGTTCAACATATTTCTTGAATATCATTTGTGCAAATAGTGTTTTGAGTGCACCCATACATTTGTATATCCTTTTATTGCAcctaaaatttagttttttttttttccatccctTTGAGCAAATAttgtaaattaaaaatcatttctttatttctttatctttaGAGGGTGCTTAGATATTTATAAAAGGAGTATCTAGATTATTTCTATTTCAGAATGTAATTAATGAAATTCGTCTAAAAAACATGTTTCTTGTGATCGTCTTTCTAAGAAaccatttttttgaaatttatttttttaggttgaaaattgaaatggtcTCTCCTGAGTGCTTTTGTGAAGTTTTTCAGGTCAAAATtgatcatttttgtttttctaattcaaattacaataattaataatataggattcattttgttatgtttcttgaaatttgtttttaaaaactattttttattttttaacttaaaaacaatttttaataagaagtttgagaaaacataattaaaagagttttatatatatatatatatatatatttaaaaaaattgatgaaaataactcttatttgttattttaaaaaattatttttagagaataatcatccaataatattaaaaaattttaaaaataatattttattttttaaaaacagaaaaactgGTTTTAAATCGACGAAATAGATCAAGTCATATTTTCTAgaaatcacattttttaaaaagaaaaaaaaaatccgacAACCACCAAcctttttaataacaaatagggagaattgtgttttgagcCCAATTGagtccaaaaattaacatttggtccatataacttccataattgatggaaatgatataagatgttaaaagaccaatatatccttcaaatttccatatattaccttttaaggatataaTAGTGATGGACTAAAATATCCAATAACCTttcatataagttttttttttttatctttattgcaccactattcatgcaaccataataattctattttaacaatttggatttttcattgtttttaattttttttttatataaataattgaaaatcaacattattttctattttaaattataaataaagaaaaattatgttcaaaaattattttaaaaattactttataaaaaaatggtaatatgatttatattttttatattttctttttgaaaaaacatttaattaaaaaatgaaaactattttaaaaaataaaaattgaaaaccttgtttagtactattttttatatgaaaataataaaaagaattaaatttcattcattgattatccatttttatttttttccattagttattttaataataaaatataaaaaatatagtatgtttacaattaaacaaagaaattgatcaattatgtgttttttgtgggactatcttttacatgaaaaataattaaataactaaattatatatatatatatatatatatatatatatatatatatatatatatatctttttaattttattttctttatttatttttttgtctaatagaaaattttaatatatccataattaacaaagtaataaatcaattatgcacattttaatttattaaaataaattactttctaatttaaataaataaaataaaataagtaaataaatttgaggttatttatattttttaacatatcttatatcaatattttttatggttaaataattttttttctttaattccaaaaataaaatgaaataaataaataaatttgatattttctaactaatcttatattcatatttcttatggttaaataaattttttattcttttttttatttccaaaaataaaaggaaataaataaacaaatttggcttaaataatagtttttaagtaatttctttgtcctatttttaattacattttgcattaaaaataaaataaaataaggttttatttgttttaattattttaaatgtcaaactattgggaacatagtttacacactcatgtagatataatttatatatatgtatgaaatttataccattaCACATggttattacactaattgtagaAGGGGTGTACAAAACTAtacattttgaataatttttttttttgtcatctaaggattatATGTTCTCCTActacaaattcttttatttcatatactttatttaactcgcatataacaattcaaatacttaccttaataatgatgtttagagaaaaattttgtttttacgtttgatatcattttttaaatttagtcattggaaacatggttcacacatcatatgtggcacataatatatgtatatggatgaaatttgcataattgtacaaaggtgttatactaactgtacaaggtaaATATTCAATTGGATAAGATAAATGTTCTAACTATACAAGAGGTATACAATACtatcatttgtgaaagattttaatcaattttggacaacttttttttttgtcttgtcatcTAAAGATTGCACACTCTTAAGGTACACATTCCTCTATTACACACTCATCTTATGCTCTTTATTTAACCGCACATGATAATTCGAATACTTATCtcactaatgatgtttgagaaaaaattttgtttttccatcttccactattttttgaaacaaaccaatgaaaacatggttaacctaCCTATGGTTACAAATTGAGTAGGGggtatatgaaatttgagtcaTTGTACCAAGGTaattacactaagtgtacatgacaaatatactaattatacaagggtgtacaagactattatttgtgaaggattttaagtgattctgaaaaacttgtttgtttatttcccctaaCCGAGGATAAATGACATTTCTTACACACATTGGCTAAacatacattcatctcatgcactttatctaacttgtatataGTCATTTGAATATGTACCTTACTTATGATGAtcgtaaaacaaaattatacaattttttttttttttttaaaaccaaaccaatgcaaacatggttaaccgacctattgtcagatattcatgagatgatgtatgaaatttgagttattgtacaaaagtattacactaactatacaagacaaatttactaattgtataagggtgtacaagactactttttgttaagaatttcaagtgattttgaaaaactttcccattttttccactcaaagattttttccccactcaaattctcccactcaagaattgtttagaattttagttttaaatttcatcatcaaaattttgtaattgcatattttgtttttgtagttttaacaatgttctttctttccactattttttttttgtgtgaaattttatccaaatgaatctatatttaaaattataatcatatttataaaaatttttactaagattatctttaattcttttaatatatttatactcatttatttaaaaaatgaaaaactaatttttttataaacatgttctattaccttttaagtaaaaaattagataaatttgaaagtcgataaaaaaattaaatactactTTCAatgatttttagataaaattttacataatatattttatttgaaatttaatttataaagtttaactaaaaaattgtattgacaattttcttattgtgaatcaaaatactttgcattagtctatctagataagaaaaattattaatataagatTAGAACTttatatcttagttatttttttcaataaatttatctttttaaaaattttaaaataaaaacattaaaaattaaaaagctaaaaggatatatgtatataataaagtgaagtgatagtcaatttttaaataatataaatttaaaataaaaaataaaaattaagctaaaagataaatacaaaaagataagaaatatttggatgaaaaatccaattttttttttatcattacttataataagagcaaaaagattcaatatctttaaaaatgaaaaacaaaaaaacacattattttttatttgacataaaatagaaatatagatcggaagaaaaataaaaaaaaagttagaaataagtaatacttaataaagaacagaaaaggaaaaaaaaaacacaaaaaaattaaaattcacactcacttgtACCTATGTAAGGGTTAAAGATATTTTAAGGATTGATGAAATATAATATCcttcatcttattttttatactttgttTGAATCAAGTTAAATATACATTTTATGCGaaccaaatattaatttttggggCCAAATCTCAATTCTCCCCTTTTTAAtagcaaataaaaagaataCAGATTTTCGAACAAGTCAGACCGTAATGAAATAATGTGAAGTGACGCCGTATTGTCGTCTCATATATTAAATGTAAAATGGAGTCCCTTTCAAAACGTGGTTTCACATCCGCTCCTCGTTTCGCGTGCTAATAACGTTGTTTGTCACCTGGGCCTCCTCCGCCTCTCTTACGTGTCTGTTTCTCCTTTGACTAGTATTATTCGACCTTTCCTCATTCTTAAACCAGCGCCTCACCCTTACCGCTTCTCGATCTCATCATCCCTCCATATTTccttactatatatatatatatatactctctCAATCTCTTTCTACTTGCTAGCTAGCTTTGCTGCTGCTCTTTCTCAGTCGCTCCCTGTAATGGAATCGGAGCGTGATCAGTCTTCACCCTCAtcctcctcttcctcttctCAAACCAAATGTTCTATTTCTTCGTCCCCTGTGCATAAGCGGAAAGCAGGGAGGAAGAAGTTTCGGGAGACTCGCCACCCGGTATACAGGGGCGTGCGCCAAAGAAATGGCAATAGATGGGTATGCGAAATGCGGGATCCCAAAAACAAGTCCAGGATATGGCTTGGGACTTTTCCCACTCCCGAAATGGCGGCTAGGGCGCATGATGTGGCCGCCCTAGCATTCAGAGGCGATTTTGCTGCGCTCAATTTCCCCGACTCCACATCTCGCCTGCCGCGCGCCAAGTCATCTTCAGCTGGGGACATACGGGTGGCGGCCCTTGCGGCTGCCATGGCTTTTCGTCCTGCTGCGCCGTCTTCATCCTCTTCTTATATTTCACATGTCACTGCCTGTAGCGAGGAATTAGAAACTTCATGCAGTGAAGACTCGCCTCAGTTAGAGAGCCGAAAAAAGGTTGTGGGAGTTGCATTGGAGGATTCTGAGAGCTCAGAGGGCTCTCCACATGGTTCGAGCACGGTGTTCATGGATGAGGAGGCATTGTTTAATATGCCAGGTTTGATTAACAGCATGGCAGAAGGTTTGCTCCTTGCGCCGCCAACTATGCTTGGAGGATTCAGTTGGGATGATACAACTTCCTACACGGACTTGTCTTTGTGGAATGATGATTAATAATTCAATGCATCTATtctcatgttttaatttaagtttcttTTGTTGCCAAATCAAACAGTACACTGCCTAGTGTTCACATTTTCACTGcttcatcaattttatttttatttccatcaCTTTCTGATGACAGCGGCAAGGATTTCCACTGGGGTTGTAACaagttgaatataaaaatatgaacatCTAGATTAAGGGATTCCAAATGGATCGTGGATGTAGtgatataaaaaatgagatatttataggAAAATTCCAGGACAAATGATTGTTGGAAGGGAAATAGTTgctataaatcattttttaattaattagttaaaaggaTGAAATAATCCTAAAATCGTGAAGttaacattttttatgtttttattggaaaaataatttatttttattataatattttttatcattttaaatatttacaagtaatttttttttttaaattattacttttataacaaaaaaatgtgaagatatttttgccaaaataaggtaaaaaaatgatgaagggttagattttcaaatttgggtttttaatgacccctttaatcaaataacccatcATTTTTTATAGTTGGGTGACATCCAATTGAAACTTGGTCATTGGATCACATTGGGAGGAAATCTAGCTATTAAATTAACCTTGCTAATAGTTGGTGATTCTTTAGAAAAACCGgtgatttatttcttttgtttttttttagaattaatcggtttaaaaaaataaaataatcccaaaattgtaaatttaatccatgtttttacttgaaaagtaacatttatatataaatcatgccatttattatttcaagtatttatatgcaagttttttttttaaaaaaatgttatttttataagaaaataataatgacatttttgtcaaaatgaagtaagaaaaatgatgaagggttaaatttctaaaattgggtCTTGaatgacccttttaatcaaattaccCCCTTTTTTTGATTGGATCAACCAACAACCTTTCTAGCCTTTTAATCAAATGACCCTTTTTTTCCCCCTAGAAAATCACCTCCTTGGAGTTTCTCCCCATTTTATCATGACAACATCCCCAATATATCGATCAGGTTTTGGACAACTGCATGTCCTTTTCTACCCGCAGCTGGGTCTCTGTCAGAATTTTGTAATATTGAAAGATGCAAGGCAGCAAGAGTCACATGGTGCTTAACGGAATTTTCTTCTACCTTTGTCTGTGTTCAAACTAGTCGTCATGCATGGCAAAAGGACGTACGTCATCTTCGCTACTGGTGTAGGAATATTATCAATATAAATCCTATATCAAAGTAAAAAGTTTGATGGTCCTGTGTATTTACTTGGCCGTCATGCAAGTTGAGAAAGCGCGTTACGCTTGTGCAGTTGATAGTACGTACGTATGGAAGACTCTAAATCCCACCTTTCAATGCCAAGATTTCTCATCAACCCGTCGACATCTCTGTAGCTGTAGTCCACCAAAATGGGCAGTAATATTTCTTGCATTCAGATGTACAAACCTCGTATTCACTGGCTATCAATTAGTCAATAGAGAAACTGTAAACTGCCCTAAAGGTCAGCCTAGCTAGGTCACCTCACGGCCCATCTACAACAATAATTGTTTCCTTTAATTAATTTGTGCCTCATTCTCACTGTTGATCAAGTTATGatataataatcaaaattcatgCAGTTACATTATATATAGGTGGGGTTGAGGTGCTCAAACAGCTGATATATGAAAACCCTAGCTAGGCTGGTGTTTTTGGGGCGTTTAACAGTTTCTCTATTGAATTATTGATGGCCATTATTGAATATGGGATGGTGGATAATGGGCCACATGTTTGCATATAATATCTAAGTTAGGTAAACCCAATGACTGAAATGTGTTGCACGAGTGGATCCTGGATATGGTCTAAACCTAGTCCATTAGTTGAAGCTTCAACTGCCTCTTCACACTTCTTTGAGACACTTTTTCGGTGGAGATATTTTTATTTCGACATGCATGTAACATAAATAGTTCATCACATCTATGATATATCCATGTCAATCTGCAACGCGTACAAAGGTCGTCCTTAGGATGGTCATCGCCCGTGGCCCTCGTTGTCGTCATCGGCaactttgaagaattattttgcTGGACGTGGGATAGAGAATAGCCATTCATTGCTGCTTCGAATATTGTGGATGAAGAAGATATTTAATCAacataaatttttgttctagATAGAACATTGATGATCATTGAATGTGTAATAATGTGGGATTTGATTCACACATCACACTTACATGTCTGATTATGTTTAGAGAACTACTAAAGCACCCATGTCCTTTTCCTCCCGACAACTGATCATTGTATTACTTACGCACCCTTTCTATGGTCTAAGGGATCGATTGCTTCAATAGTGGACCTGGGTATGTGAGTTACCACTCCTTCACTCATTTAAGATGAAAATGTCAGCAATCCTGCTAGGAGTACTACTGTTCATCAAGCTCAAAATCTATTCATTTCAATAGAAAATTCTTTGGAAATTTCCTGAATGCATTATAGCTCATCTTAATATGTGGTGCATATTGCTCAACCGAGTGTAGCTTCGTATTGTGATTGCTGGAACAGGTGAGGGATTAAACCCTTGGGCAGCCGTGGGATGCTTCACAAGAAGTTGCAGCTATATAAACCCTCTACTGTGAACAAATAGTGGCCGCCACAATAGCTCTCGCAAACTATGGTTGCATTTTCACCTCTACTCACAGTTGTAAGCTTTAATTCATTAATTGCACCCCCTACAATCACGCTCCGCTGCAGTGACTTTTGTCCGCGCCCATATCTTATAGTAATGCCCTTTCTTTCTTCTAGCTGCGGCCTTTGGCCCAGCTATAAAAAGTGGgataaaatcataatatcaaACCAAAAAAGACCAAATGAAATAAGAGTTCCAAGAATTGATTGATTAAgcctaataaaaaatagaatacatAAAGTAGCTAAATGATGTTTAGAAGGAAAACTAATATTCATTCAGTACAATTCTTAGttaaaagggtttttaaaatgtataatgaGCATGCCATAGCTAGTTCTCAAATTTTCGTAATttaaaacttacaaaaggtcagaaaattttaaaattgggttCCTGCCCTCCAATGATCACATGCAAAATTTCAAATGGCTAGTTTGTGAGCGATGGATCACATTTTTTCCATATCAAATCTTGACAGTCCAAACATGTTGATATGAAACTCGCATGTAATTTTGATCATCAACGCCCTCGCTATCATCATGGGCAACTTGGAATAATTATTTCGATGGACGTGGATAAAGAAGAGCCCTTCCTCCATTGCTGCTTTGAATGAAGGTGAAGAAGACATTTGATACGAGTTTCATATTGTTTCcactaaacattttttttgaaagtattttaaaaaaaattatttatcaaatattcctccaaaaaacaatacatataatttttcattatttataagtCTTCagatctttataaatatttcctaaattttgtcgaacatcaaactaaaattgtttcctaaaattactggAAGGActcttaattttcataatttttttttcctaaaaagaaatataaagattGAATGTTTTAAGAATTTTGAGTTATACATCACATtaatatgtcattttttttaaaaaaaaatggagaattgtgttttgggctcagatggacccaaaaattaacatttggtccatatattatgcatatttaagcccaagacccaagaccaaacaaagtatgaaaattaacaTGAATGATAGTctttcattaatccctaaaatacccttaatcCTTACATAGAcacaagtgagtgtgaatttcaatttttttgtgttttttttcccttttctattccctatcaagtattactcatttctaactttttttttctttttcttccaatctatatttctattttatgtcaaataaaaagcaataatgttttttttttgtttttcatttttaaagatattgaatctttttgctctaattataagcaatgataaaaatttgatcttattaattttcaaagatggtcccacaaaaaacacataattgatcaatttctttgtttaattgtaaacatactattttttttattattaaaataactaatggaaaaaataaaaatagataatcaattaatgaaatttaattctttttattattttcatataaaaaatagtactaaacaaggttttcaatttttatttttaaaaatagttttcattttttaattaaatgttttttcaaaaataaaatatataaaatattaatcatataaccatttttttagaaagtattttttaaaatagtttttgaacataattttttttatttataatttaaaatagaaaataatgttgattttcaattatttataaaaaaaaattaaaaacaatgaaaaatccaa
The sequence above is drawn from the Vitis riparia cultivar Riparia Gloire de Montpellier isolate 1030 chromosome 6, EGFV_Vit.rip_1.0, whole genome shotgun sequence genome and encodes:
- the LOC117916928 gene encoding dehydration-responsive element-binding protein 1F-like, which encodes MESERDQSSPSSSSSSSQTKCSISSSPVHKRKAGRKKFRETRHPVYRGVRQRNGNRWVCEMRDPKNKSRIWLGTFPTPEMAARAHDVAALAFRGDFAALNFPDSTSRLPRAKSSSAGDIRVAALAAAMAFRPAAPSSSSSYISHVTACSEELETSCSEDSPQLESRKKVVGVALEDSESSEGSPHGSSTVFMDEEALFNMPGLINSMAEGLLLAPPTMLGGFSWDDTTSYTDLSLWNDD